A single Bifidobacterium asteroides DNA region contains:
- the gyrB gene encoding DNA topoisomerase (ATP-hydrolyzing) subunit B yields MTGQDQLDDAQLDDSLSPEHYDASDLKVLEGLEAVRVRPGMYIGSTGPRGLHHLVYEIVDNSVDEALAGYADHIEVTILPDNGIRVDDNGRGIPVDEVPGEGKSGVEVVMTKLHAGGKFGGGGYAVSGGLHGVGISVVNALSTRIDVQVRRQGYHWHQSFRNQKPTAPLSKDQAMGPDEGTGTSVTFWADPKIFETTVYDFETLRSRFQQMAFLNKGLRITLTDLRPNNQAGDEVAGEEQTPEQKGQSVSYQYANGIKDYVDYLVKVRKATPVEAEVIDFEAEDLKLGISAEVAMQWTTAYSESVHTFANTIATTEGGTHEEGFRAALTSMINRYARDKNILKDKDDNLSGDDVREGLTAVVSVKLTNPQFEGQTKTKLGNSEAKTFVQRVMTERLSDWFDAHPGEAKSIIQKAMEASRARIAAKKARENTRRKSIFETAGMPDKLKDCQSSDPEECELFIVEGDSAGGSAIQGRNPMTQAILPLRGKILNTERASLDRMMKSDTIESLITAVGGGYGEDFNIDKVRYHKVIIMADADVDGAHIATLNLTLFFRYMRPMIEAGYVYVAMPPLYRLKWTKGPHSFVYTDAERDRVLAEGKASGRQLPKGEGIQRYKGLGEMSYQELWETTMDPDHRILKKIRIDDAEQADETFTMLMGDEVEPRRLFIQRNAHDARFIDA; encoded by the coding sequence ATGACGGGCCAGGATCAGCTGGACGACGCGCAGCTGGATGACTCGCTCTCCCCCGAACACTATGACGCCAGCGATCTGAAAGTGCTGGAGGGGCTGGAGGCTGTTCGCGTCCGTCCCGGTATGTACATCGGTTCTACAGGTCCCAGGGGCCTGCATCATCTGGTCTACGAGATCGTCGACAACTCGGTCGACGAAGCCCTGGCCGGGTACGCTGACCATATTGAAGTCACCATCCTGCCCGACAACGGCATCCGGGTGGACGACAACGGCCGTGGCATACCTGTGGACGAGGTGCCGGGCGAGGGCAAGAGCGGCGTCGAGGTGGTCATGACCAAGCTGCATGCCGGCGGCAAGTTCGGCGGCGGCGGCTACGCGGTTTCAGGCGGCCTGCACGGCGTGGGCATATCCGTGGTGAACGCCCTGTCCACCCGGATCGACGTCCAGGTGCGCCGTCAGGGTTACCACTGGCATCAGAGCTTCCGCAATCAGAAGCCCACGGCTCCCCTATCCAAGGATCAGGCCATGGGGCCGGACGAGGGCACCGGCACCTCGGTGACCTTCTGGGCCGATCCCAAAATCTTCGAGACTACGGTCTACGACTTCGAGACTCTGCGCAGCCGTTTCCAGCAGATGGCCTTCCTCAACAAGGGCTTGAGAATCACCCTGACCGATCTGCGCCCCAACAACCAGGCCGGTGACGAGGTGGCGGGCGAGGAGCAGACCCCTGAGCAGAAGGGCCAGTCCGTCAGCTACCAGTATGCCAACGGCATCAAGGACTATGTGGACTATCTGGTCAAGGTCAGGAAGGCCACGCCTGTGGAGGCTGAGGTCATCGACTTCGAGGCCGAGGACCTGAAGCTGGGCATCTCCGCCGAGGTGGCTATGCAGTGGACCACCGCCTACTCGGAGTCGGTCCACACTTTCGCCAACACCATCGCGACCACCGAGGGCGGCACCCACGAAGAGGGGTTCCGTGCAGCTCTGACCAGCATGATCAACCGCTACGCCCGGGACAAGAACATCCTCAAGGACAAGGATGACAACCTCTCGGGCGATGACGTGCGCGAGGGGTTGACCGCCGTGGTCTCCGTCAAGCTGACCAATCCGCAGTTCGAGGGCCAGACCAAGACCAAGCTGGGCAACTCCGAGGCCAAGACCTTCGTCCAGCGGGTCATGACCGAGAGGCTGAGCGACTGGTTCGACGCCCACCCCGGCGAGGCCAAGTCCATCATCCAGAAGGCCATGGAGGCCTCCCGGGCCAGGATCGCGGCCAAGAAGGCCCGCGAGAACACCCGTCGCAAGTCCATCTTCGAGACGGCCGGCATGCCCGACAAGCTCAAGGACTGCCAGTCCAGCGACCCCGAGGAGTGCGAGCTGTTCATCGTGGAGGGCGACTCCGCAGGCGGCTCGGCCATCCAGGGGCGCAACCCCATGACCCAGGCCATCCTGCCCCTGCGCGGCAAGATCCTCAACACGGAGCGGGCCAGTCTGGACCGCATGATGAAGTCCGACACCATCGAATCCCTGATCACGGCTGTGGGCGGCGGATACGGCGAGGACTTCAACATCGACAAGGTGCGCTACCACAAGGTCATCATCATGGCCGACGCCGATGTGGACGGCGCCCACATCGCCACCCTGAATCTGACCCTCTTCTTCCGCTACATGCGGCCCATGATCGAGGCTGGCTACGTCTACGTGGCCATGCCCCCGCTCTACCGGCTCAAGTGGACCAAGGGGCCCCACAGCTTCGTCTACACCGACGCCGAGCGCGACAGGGTCCTGGCCGAGGGCAAGGCCTCCGGCCGACAGCTGCCCAAGGGCGAAGGGATCCAGCGTTACAAGGGTCTGGGCGAGATGAGCTACCAGGAGCTCTGGGAGACCACCATGGATCCGGATCACCGCATCCTCAAGAAGATCCGCATCGATGACGCTGAGCAGGCCGACGAGACCTTCACCATGCTCATGGGCGACGAGGTCGAACCTCGGCGTCTGTTCATCCAACGCAATGCCCACGACGCCCGCTTCATCGACGCCTGA
- the recF gene encoding DNA replication/repair protein RecF (All proteins in this family for which functions are known are DNA-binding proteins that assist the filamentation of RecA onto DNA for the initiation of recombination or recombinational repair.) encodes MHISRLVLDHFRSWEHCVLDLEPGVTILEGRNGLGKTNLVEAIEVLSTGGSHRASSSLPLVERGQSKATVRARLEQDGTATDYELTIAAKGANRGRINGGPSLYQRDLVGRVPCVTFSPEDQLMVSGEPAARRAVLDQAGSQLDADYFQVRQDFRHVARQRAALLKQLSQAGRDPSGDGRDAALSGLEVWTGQFIRTGLDLSRRRAALVEALDQPFSDLYGRLAGPDQDARLTYRPSLEEIGPDGQTGPEVAEAVSRHFQRIYPGEVARGTNLIGPQRDDLAFTLNGMPAREFASNGEMWTLALALRLALLQVVKDRRALEPIVILDDVFAQLDRGRRDQILDFARQQDQVLITVAADSDIPSLQGASLVDVSRLRPVQPSDPAAQDPAIASAMQDLRRTRGTAHDDSDTKDVPEGNDLS; translated from the coding sequence GTGCACATCTCCCGTCTGGTTCTGGATCACTTCCGTTCCTGGGAGCACTGCGTCCTCGATCTGGAGCCCGGAGTGACCATTCTGGAGGGACGCAACGGCCTGGGCAAGACCAACCTGGTCGAGGCCATCGAGGTTCTGTCCACCGGCGGCAGCCATAGGGCCTCATCCTCGCTGCCCCTGGTAGAGCGTGGGCAGTCCAAGGCCACTGTCAGGGCCAGGCTGGAGCAGGACGGGACCGCCACCGACTATGAGCTGACCATTGCCGCCAAGGGGGCCAACCGGGGAAGAATCAACGGCGGGCCTTCCCTCTATCAGCGTGACCTGGTGGGCCGGGTGCCCTGCGTGACCTTCAGCCCCGAGGATCAGCTGATGGTCTCCGGAGAGCCGGCAGCCAGGCGTGCCGTGCTGGACCAGGCCGGCAGCCAGCTCGATGCCGACTACTTCCAGGTTCGGCAGGATTTTCGCCATGTGGCCAGGCAGCGCGCCGCCCTGCTCAAGCAGCTCTCCCAGGCGGGCCGCGACCCCTCGGGTGACGGGCGTGACGCAGCCCTGTCCGGCCTAGAGGTATGGACTGGGCAGTTTATTCGCACGGGGCTGGATCTGAGCCGACGACGGGCGGCTCTGGTAGAGGCTCTGGACCAGCCCTTCAGTGATCTGTATGGTCGGCTGGCAGGCCCTGATCAGGATGCTCGATTGACCTACCGGCCCTCCCTGGAGGAGATAGGACCCGATGGGCAGACCGGTCCCGAGGTCGCCGAAGCCGTCAGTCGTCACTTTCAGCGGATATACCCGGGAGAAGTGGCCCGGGGCACCAATCTGATCGGCCCCCAGCGCGATGATCTGGCCTTCACCCTCAACGGCATGCCTGCCAGGGAGTTCGCCTCCAACGGTGAGATGTGGACCCTGGCCCTGGCTCTGAGGCTGGCTCTGCTGCAGGTGGTCAAGGATCGTCGCGCCCTGGAGCCGATCGTCATTCTGGATGATGTCTTCGCCCAGTTGGATCGGGGCCGCAGGGATCAGATCCTGGACTTTGCCCGCCAGCAGGACCAGGTGCTGATCACTGTGGCCGCCGACAGCGATATCCCCTCCCTGCAGGGTGCCAGCTTGGTGGATGTGTCCAGGTTGAGGCCTGTGCAACCATCCGATCCGGCCGCTCAGGATCCGGCCATCGCCAGTGCCATGCAGGATCTGCGTCGAACCAGAGGGACGGCTCATGACGACTCGGATACGAAGGATGTGCCAGAGGGGAACGACCTGTCATGA
- a CDS encoding DUF3566 domain-containing protein — MSQDDQKQAKAGTGKKGTAKPKTGKTKADESEKGESRQPSSATPPASAAGRTAAGRSARTTASAAAPVKAPSTTRPHVPRARRMQLSLTRLEPWSVAKVTFLLSIAGAIIQVVAAALLWILLNAMGLFDNLTQVISKTGLDAGGFDLGQVLSLGTVLSSVTIFSIFEIVIVVALVTIFAFLYNLVSSLVGGIHITLGDD; from the coding sequence ATGAGCCAGGATGATCAGAAGCAGGCCAAGGCCGGTACCGGTAAGAAGGGTACAGCAAAGCCTAAAACCGGCAAGACCAAGGCTGATGAATCCGAAAAGGGCGAGTCCCGCCAACCCTCATCGGCCACTCCCCCGGCTTCTGCTGCCGGCCGGACGGCAGCAGGGCGCTCCGCAAGAACCACAGCTTCGGCTGCCGCTCCGGTCAAAGCCCCTTCGACAACGCGTCCTCACGTGCCTCGGGCCCGGCGCATGCAGCTGTCCTTGACCCGGTTGGAACCTTGGTCGGTGGCCAAGGTCACCTTCCTGCTGTCCATCGCCGGGGCCATCATTCAGGTGGTGGCCGCCGCCCTGCTCTGGATTCTGCTCAACGCTATGGGGCTCTTTGACAATCTGACCCAGGTCATCTCCAAGACAGGCCTGGATGCGGGTGGTTTCGACCTGGGCCAGGTGCTGAGCCTGGGGACGGTCCTGAGCTCGGTGACCATTTTCTCTATCTTCGAGATCGTCATAGTAGTGGCTCTGGTCACCATTTTCGCCTTTCTCTACAACCTGGTCAGCTCCCTGGTTGGCGGCATCCACATAACCCTGGGCGACGACTGA
- the dnaN gene encoding DNA polymerase III subunit beta: MKVEVNSSALSDAVAWTTRIIPSRPASPILAGVRMEASDGTLKLSAFDYEVSARNHIEAGIDESGTALVLGKLLADITKSLPSEKTYLSTEGSKMTITSGKSTFSLQLMPDSEYPDLPAVPEPMGQVDAETFIQSISQSIVAVSREESRPVLTSVKTEIAGDKVVMTATDRFRLSRSSFTWTPRDADFSASMLIRGSLLRDIARSLDEHQNVTMDYEADNPTIMGVENAGKISTTQLIDGEFPAVDRLFSDEYPIQAVIARQDLIDAIKRVALVAERNAPIRMVFSGNEVTLSAGTADEAQAHEVLQADLDGEDITVAFNPSYLIDGLGAIAEPFVRIKMTSAVKAVEFNGQQEQDSEESMDYRYLLVPMRFNN; this comes from the coding sequence ATGAAAGTAGAAGTGAATTCATCCGCACTCTCGGATGCGGTGGCTTGGACCACCCGCATCATCCCCTCCCGACCGGCTTCGCCGATTCTGGCGGGCGTGAGAATGGAAGCCTCTGACGGAACATTGAAGCTCTCTGCTTTCGATTACGAGGTTTCGGCGAGAAACCACATCGAGGCAGGCATCGACGAATCCGGAACGGCTCTGGTATTGGGCAAACTTCTAGCGGACATCACTAAATCACTGCCCTCGGAGAAGACCTACCTATCAACCGAGGGATCCAAGATGACCATCACTTCGGGCAAATCCACTTTTTCCCTGCAGCTGATGCCTGACAGCGAGTATCCCGACCTTCCTGCCGTTCCCGAACCCATGGGCCAGGTGGATGCTGAGACCTTTATCCAATCCATCTCCCAATCCATCGTCGCTGTTTCCCGGGAAGAAAGCCGGCCAGTCCTGACTAGCGTAAAAACCGAAATCGCTGGGGACAAGGTGGTCATGACCGCCACTGACCGTTTCAGGCTGTCCCGTTCGAGCTTCACTTGGACTCCTCGCGACGCCGACTTCTCCGCATCGATGCTGATCCGCGGTTCTCTGCTGCGGGACATCGCCCGCTCCCTCGACGAGCACCAGAACGTGACCATGGATTACGAGGCTGACAACCCCACCATCATGGGCGTGGAAAACGCCGGCAAGATATCCACCACCCAGCTGATTGACGGGGAATTTCCGGCCGTGGACCGTCTCTTTTCGGACGAGTACCCCATCCAGGCGGTCATCGCCCGGCAGGATCTGATCGACGCCATCAAGCGCGTGGCCCTGGTTGCCGAACGCAATGCCCCCATTCGCATGGTCTTCTCCGGCAACGAGGTGACACTGAGCGCAGGCACGGCTGACGAGGCACAGGCCCATGAGGTTCTGCAGGCGGATCTGGATGGCGAAGACATCACGGTGGCCTTCAATCCCAGCTATCTGATCGACGGGCTGGGCGCCATCGCCGAGCCCTTTGTCCGTATCAAAATGACCTCGGCGGTCAAGGCCGTGGAGTTCAACGGCCAGCAGGAGCAGGATTCCGAGGAGTCCATGGACTACCGTTACCTGCTGGTGCCCATGCGTTTCAACAACTGA
- the dnaA gene encoding chromosomal replication initiator protein DnaA, whose protein sequence is MAQDPLDAAAQAKRIWDAVLQVLRYSSSLTSRDKGWLEDITPEAVFGTTIVLRVSSKATQEAIQGPLSQPVLSALQLVTNQEMFPAIKIVYPEQMAKQMAADQQNDQRASAMAGSAPGSGEFRQVPGPAHDPYGDYQRQNSTGRSSSDTETRSNWRPETAGTAKTPIVSANDFHQGTYVPMTLDMQAELSESSPATRSTASADADQQAEAERTTSRPAFTVPRFPMSQNRVERDPQTHLNKNATFDTFVPGDSNRFARTVALAVAEGSGQDFNPLCIYGSSGLGKTHLLNAIGNYALVKDPSLKVRYVNSEEFTNEFIDALQNSTQGSGQIAEFNRRYRQVDVLLIDDIQFLGGKEATLDQFFHTFNALHDANKRIVIASDVAPKNLKGFESRLISRFDSGLTVDVKPPDRETRVAILRMMASMNGVSIPNEVLDLIAERFTENIRELEGALTRVTAVASLNNQPVTTALAEQTLQDFFSTDVEIKPTDIISQVAKYFHLTFDDIVGRTRTKNIALARQIAMYLAREMTSMSLVDIGEVFGGRDHTTVMHAYTRISNEMQEKREIYNYVMELTVRLKQPQN, encoded by the coding sequence ATGGCGCAGGATCCGCTGGATGCCGCTGCCCAGGCCAAGAGAATCTGGGATGCGGTCCTGCAGGTGCTCCGCTACAGCAGTTCGCTGACCTCCAGGGACAAGGGCTGGCTTGAAGACATCACCCCCGAGGCGGTCTTCGGCACCACCATCGTTCTGCGTGTCTCCTCCAAGGCCACCCAGGAAGCTATTCAGGGACCGCTCAGCCAGCCTGTCCTCAGCGCATTGCAACTGGTCACCAATCAGGAAATGTTCCCGGCCATCAAAATCGTCTACCCTGAGCAGATGGCCAAGCAGATGGCTGCCGACCAACAGAACGACCAACGCGCATCCGCCATGGCTGGCTCCGCCCCGGGAAGCGGCGAGTTCCGTCAGGTCCCCGGCCCAGCCCACGATCCATACGGCGACTACCAGCGCCAGAACAGCACCGGCCGATCCTCCTCCGACACAGAGACCCGTTCAAATTGGAGGCCTGAGACCGCAGGGACCGCCAAAACCCCGATCGTCTCGGCCAATGATTTCCATCAGGGCACCTACGTGCCCATGACTTTGGACATGCAGGCCGAGCTGTCCGAGTCCTCCCCTGCTACAAGGTCCACGGCCAGCGCCGATGCCGATCAGCAGGCCGAGGCCGAGCGGACAACGTCGCGGCCCGCTTTTACCGTGCCTCGCTTCCCCATGAGCCAGAACCGGGTGGAGCGCGATCCGCAGACTCATCTGAACAAGAACGCCACTTTCGATACCTTTGTCCCAGGCGACTCCAACCGCTTCGCGCGGACCGTGGCCCTGGCCGTGGCCGAAGGCTCGGGCCAGGACTTCAATCCCCTGTGCATCTATGGCAGCTCAGGTCTGGGCAAGACCCATCTGCTCAACGCCATTGGCAACTATGCCCTGGTTAAGGATCCTTCGCTCAAGGTCCGGTACGTCAACTCGGAGGAATTCACCAACGAGTTCATCGACGCCCTGCAGAACTCAACCCAAGGCTCGGGCCAGATCGCAGAATTCAACCGCCGCTACCGGCAGGTGGATGTGCTCCTTATCGATGACATCCAGTTCCTGGGGGGCAAGGAAGCCACCCTGGACCAGTTCTTCCACACCTTCAATGCCCTGCACGACGCCAACAAGCGCATCGTCATCGCCTCGGACGTGGCCCCCAAGAATCTGAAAGGCTTCGAATCGCGACTGATCTCGCGCTTCGACTCGGGCCTGACCGTGGACGTCAAGCCGCCAGACCGGGAGACCCGGGTGGCCATCCTGAGAATGATGGCCTCCATGAACGGGGTCAGCATTCCCAACGAGGTCCTGGATCTGATCGCGGAACGCTTCACCGAGAACATCCGAGAGCTTGAGGGGGCTCTGACTCGTGTCACAGCCGTGGCCAGCCTCAATAACCAGCCAGTCACCACGGCCTTGGCTGAACAGACCCTGCAGGACTTCTTCTCCACGGACGTAGAAATCAAGCCCACCGACATCATCTCCCAGGTGGCCAAGTACTTCCATCTGACCTTTGACGATATCGTCGGCCGTACGCGCACCAAGAACATCGCCCTGGCCCGCCAGATCGCCATGTATCTGGCCCGGGAAATGACCAGCATGTCCTTGGTAGACATTGGCGAGGTCTTCGGCGGCCGCGACCATACCACAGTCATGCATGCCTATACGCGCATCTCCAATGAGATGCAGGAAAAGCGGGAGATTTACAACTACGTCATGGAGCTGACGGTCCGGCTCAAGCAGCCTCAGAACTGA
- the gyrA gene encoding DNA gyrase subunit A, whose product MADDNNNDNSPDQDGLNLPDGSREPLSPQEMDNTDYGLLKGERIQPIDLQQEMRESYLSYALSVIVERALPDVRDGMKPVHRRVIYAMYDGGYRPDRGYNKCSRVVGDVMGKYHPHGDAAIYDTIVRLAQSWSMRYPLVDGQGNFGSPGDDPAAAMRYTECRMAPLAMEMVRDIDKDTVDFIPNYDGKTQEPTVLPSRFPNLLVNGSAGIAVGMATNIPPHNLREVSKGVHWALEHPEASKEELLNALIAIIKGPDFPTGATILGHKGIEQAYRTGRGLITMRAVVNTEEIRGRMCLVVTELPYQVNPDRLASSIREAVRDGKIQGIADMRDETSGRTGQRLVLVLKRDAVPKVVLNNLYKHTQLQQTFGANMLALVDGVPRTLSLDAFIRHWVDHQLDVVERRTRYLKREAEDRDHILQGYLKALDMIDQVIALIRASKDVETARTGLMELLDVDEVQADAILAMQLRRLAALERQKILDEHEDLMRKIADYNDILAHPERQRTIVGDELDEIVDKYGDERRTRIVPYSGEMNVEDLIADEQVVVTVTHSGFVKRTKADEYRAQHRGGKGIRGARLREDDVVDHFFLTSTHNWLLFFTNKGRVYRLKAYELPEGSRDSKGQHVANLLQLGPGERIEQVLSLHDYDDADYLVLATRTGRVKKTRLTEYDSPRQGGLIAVRLMELGTVTDEDGQEVPQSDELVGAALCNADDEIILVSRKGMSVRFPADDSTLRPMGRQTAGVQGMRFRPGDELLSMDVIAKESGNDLLVVTDEGFAKRTALSEYRLQGRNGYGVKAIAMVEGRGSLVGALVVNEDDQIMAIMKSGKVIRSDVAEVKRTGRNTQGVTLAKPDKGDEILSIARNAERDDQEENGGQADLAPAAPLAAKDQPIATTGTGDGQGLAQED is encoded by the coding sequence TTGGCAGACGATAACAACAATGACAACAGCCCGGACCAGGACGGCCTCAACCTGCCCGACGGGTCCCGCGAGCCGCTCAGCCCCCAGGAGATGGACAACACCGATTACGGCCTCCTTAAGGGCGAGCGGATTCAGCCCATCGACCTCCAGCAGGAGATGCGGGAATCCTACCTGTCCTACGCCCTGTCCGTGATCGTGGAGCGGGCCCTGCCCGATGTCCGCGACGGCATGAAGCCGGTCCACCGCAGGGTCATCTACGCCATGTACGACGGCGGATACCGGCCCGACCGCGGCTACAACAAGTGCTCGCGCGTGGTGGGCGACGTCATGGGCAAGTACCACCCCCATGGCGATGCGGCCATCTATGACACCATAGTGCGTCTGGCTCAGTCCTGGTCCATGCGCTACCCGCTGGTGGACGGCCAGGGCAACTTCGGCTCCCCCGGCGACGACCCGGCGGCCGCCATGAGGTACACCGAGTGCCGTATGGCCCCCCTGGCCATGGAGATGGTGCGCGACATCGACAAGGACACGGTCGATTTCATCCCCAACTACGACGGGAAAACCCAGGAGCCTACGGTTCTGCCCTCCCGCTTCCCCAACCTGCTGGTCAATGGATCAGCCGGCATCGCCGTGGGCATGGCCACCAACATCCCTCCGCACAACCTGCGCGAGGTATCCAAGGGCGTGCACTGGGCACTGGAGCATCCCGAGGCCTCCAAGGAGGAGCTGCTCAACGCCCTGATCGCCATCATCAAGGGACCGGACTTCCCTACCGGCGCCACCATTCTGGGCCACAAGGGCATCGAGCAGGCCTACCGGACCGGACGCGGCCTGATCACCATGCGGGCCGTGGTCAACACCGAGGAGATCCGCGGAAGGATGTGCCTGGTGGTCACCGAGCTGCCCTACCAGGTCAACCCCGACCGGCTGGCCTCCTCCATCCGCGAGGCGGTGCGCGACGGCAAGATTCAAGGTATCGCCGACATGCGCGATGAGACCTCGGGCCGTACCGGCCAGCGCCTGGTCCTGGTGCTCAAGCGCGATGCCGTGCCCAAGGTGGTCCTCAACAACCTTTACAAGCACACCCAGCTGCAGCAGACCTTCGGGGCCAACATGCTGGCCCTGGTGGACGGGGTCCCCAGGACCCTGAGCCTGGACGCCTTCATCCGCCACTGGGTGGACCACCAGCTGGATGTGGTCGAGCGGCGCACCCGCTATCTGAAGCGGGAAGCCGAGGATCGCGACCACATCCTGCAGGGGTATCTGAAGGCCCTGGACATGATCGACCAGGTCATCGCCCTGATCCGCGCCTCCAAGGACGTGGAGACGGCCCGCACTGGCCTGATGGAGCTGCTGGATGTGGACGAGGTCCAGGCCGATGCCATCCTGGCCATGCAGCTGCGCCGTCTGGCCGCCCTGGAACGGCAGAAGATCCTGGACGAGCATGAGGATCTCATGCGCAAGATCGCCGACTACAACGATATTTTGGCCCACCCCGAGCGCCAGCGCACCATCGTGGGCGATGAGCTGGACGAGATCGTCGACAAGTACGGTGACGAGCGGAGGACCCGGATCGTCCCCTACTCAGGCGAGATGAACGTGGAGGACCTGATCGCCGACGAGCAGGTGGTGGTCACCGTCACCCACTCCGGCTTCGTCAAGCGGACCAAGGCCGACGAGTACCGGGCCCAGCACCGTGGCGGCAAGGGCATCCGCGGAGCCAGGCTGCGCGAGGACGACGTGGTGGACCACTTCTTCCTGACCAGCACCCACAACTGGCTGCTCTTCTTCACTAACAAGGGCCGGGTGTATCGGCTCAAGGCCTATGAGCTGCCTGAGGGTTCCCGCGACTCCAAGGGACAGCATGTAGCCAATCTGCTCCAGCTGGGCCCGGGCGAGCGGATCGAACAGGTCCTCTCCCTGCACGACTATGACGATGCCGACTATCTGGTCCTGGCCACCCGGACCGGACGGGTCAAGAAGACCCGCCTGACCGAGTATGATTCGCCCCGCCAGGGCGGCCTGATCGCCGTGCGGCTGATGGAGCTGGGCACCGTCACCGACGAGGACGGGCAAGAGGTCCCCCAGAGCGATGAGCTGGTGGGTGCCGCCCTCTGCAATGCCGACGATGAGATCATCCTGGTCTCCCGCAAGGGCATGAGCGTGCGCTTCCCGGCCGACGACTCCACCCTGCGGCCCATGGGACGGCAGACCGCCGGCGTCCAAGGCATGCGGTTCCGCCCCGGCGATGAACTGCTGAGCATGGACGTGATCGCCAAGGAGTCCGGGAATGATCTGCTGGTGGTCACCGATGAAGGCTTTGCCAAGCGGACTGCCCTGAGCGAGTACCGCCTGCAGGGCCGCAACGGCTACGGCGTCAAGGCCATTGCCATGGTGGAGGGCCGGGGATCCCTGGTCGGCGCCCTGGTGGTGAACGAGGACGATCAGATCATGGCCATCATGAAGTCCGGCAAGGTCATCCGCTCCGATGTGGCCGAGGTCAAGCGGACCGGCCGCAACACCCAGGGAGTCACTCTGGCCAAGCCCGATAAGGGCGATGAGATCCTCTCCATCGCCCGCAATGCCGAGCGTGACGACCAGGAGGAGAATGGCGGTCAGGCTGACTTGGCTCCTGCCGCTCCCCTGGCGGCCAAGGATCAGCCCATCGCCACCACCGGAACCGGCGACGGCCAAGGTCTGGCCCAAGAGGACTGA
- a CDS encoding DUF721 domain-containing protein, protein MVEALHLDQRRLPALVFEGCTRRAATRRQREDNSRKAWYAFGKPGRDPAKLGGVVTSLAAGSGWTSHLKVARLRNQWDSVVGPGIAAHSRVVSYRECVLTIQAQTTVWATQLTYLVPQLKATIVKRLGMPVKQIRVTGPHNYSFRRSRFDPPGRGVRDTYG, encoded by the coding sequence ATGGTTGAGGCTCTGCACCTGGACCAGCGTCGATTGCCGGCCCTGGTCTTCGAGGGTTGCACACGACGGGCGGCCACTCGTCGGCAGCGGGAGGACAACTCCCGCAAGGCCTGGTATGCATTCGGAAAGCCAGGCCGTGACCCAGCCAAACTGGGAGGAGTGGTGACCAGCCTGGCTGCCGGGAGCGGGTGGACCAGCCATCTGAAGGTGGCCCGGCTGCGCAACCAGTGGGACAGTGTGGTGGGCCCCGGCATCGCAGCTCATTCGAGAGTGGTCTCCTACCGGGAGTGCGTGCTGACCATCCAGGCGCAGACCACAGTCTGGGCCACCCAGCTGACCTACCTGGTCCCCCAGCTCAAGGCGACCATTGTCAAGCGGCTGGGCATGCCGGTCAAGCAGATCCGGGTGACCGGCCCCCACAACTACAGCTTTCGCCGTTCACGGTTCGATCCGCCGGGCCGAGGCGTGCGCGACACCTACGGGTGA